In the genome of Fusarium fujikuroi IMI 58289 draft genome, chromosome FFUJ_chr02, one region contains:
- a CDS encoding related to ankyrin produces MDGDGFSVISLTSLGSSISHRVLSSAEELNELNTALQVPDERLSSFATRLYQLHQHVGVLETALNSASAISGRLQTTISHSLGSCDVVATVLNKQIMRLQAETLPLLDEVFLVVYSDAVVAFSRLFAFFAKVLSIKVRDDQDSALDTKSGREIFDHVNRACQKASQTKDILFTGSQNDSYASSSKGPLPGDIEPPPYEPAQPSSAQSPSCESPSGSSGFSKGLSSLTNSFKAMTAGLWPKPDPLSTALCQAALRGDVQQMSGLLAQGANINGRNGEGNSPLGCAILANQEDAVRFLIGSGADTNGKDMKIPPVFLAASVGSIGVAKMLIDQGTWNVNAASWSGQSYFVDVCNSENLEGIQLLLDNGAKPNTTNTSGRPVLAQAVKKGNLELVRMLLQHGANPDTSDLSGNSLLSIAASQDRMDMMRLLLESGTNASSKNLSGLSVLADAIAKRKLDMAELLLKHGANASAKDLVGHPILVIALRDSKLSQNEKVRVVRMLLDHGASPNVSDGTWGVAAICFAMETGNTDLVKMMLAAGSNTKKKMSSGETLLLYAIDNGKRDQAKLLLEAGADANAADKKGRTPLMQAISRRDTELIRVLKAHGADMNVGGCISPAELAQSMGDLEILQILGFGSSSQRGPARAHSPPPPGYDAAMGKV; encoded by the exons ATGGACGGAGACGGCTTCTCGGTTATTTCACTCACCTCGCTCGGCTCGAGTATTTCTCACCGCGTCTTGTCCAGCGCCGAAGAGCTCAATGAATTGAACACGGCACTTCAAGTCCCCGACGAGCGATTGTCCTCGTTCGCGACGAGGCTGTATCAGCTCCATCAGCATGTGGGAGTGCTCGAGACTGCGCTAAATAGCGCCAGTGCTATCTCGGGCAGACTGCAGACTACAATAAGTCATAGTCTTGGATCGTGCGATGTTGTCGCGACTGTGCTGAATAAGCAAATTATGAGACTGCAGGCCGAGACGCTGCCGTTGCTGGATGAGGTGTTTTTGGTGGTTTACagtgatgctgttgttgcgTTCTCTCGGCTCTTTGCGTTCTTTGCAAAGGTGCTGTCGAT CAAAGttcgagatgatcaagattcTGCTCTCGATACCAAGAGTGGAAGAGAGATCTTTGATCACGTTAACAGAGCCTGCCAAAAAGCTTCGCAGACCAAAGATATTCTCTTCACTGGATCGCAGAACGACTCTTATGCATCGAGTAGTAAAGGGCCTCTTCCAGGCGATATCGAACCTCCACCCTATGAACCAGCacagccttcttcagctcagtCGCCGAGCTGCGAATCACCAAGCGGATCTTCCGGCTTTTCCAAAGGTCTATCTTCGTTGACTAACTCGTTCAAGGCCATGACAGCTGGTCTCTGGCCCAAGCCCGATCCTCTATCCACTGCCCTTTGTCAAGCTGCTCTTCGCGGAGACGTTCAGCAAATGAGCGGTCTACTTGCACAAGGAGCGAACATCAATGGACGAAACGGAGAGGGCAATTCACCTCTCGGCTGTGCTATCTTGGCCAATCAAGAAGACGCCGTGCGGTTCCTCATCGGTTCTGGTGCCGACACCAACGGCAAAGATATGAAGATCCCACCGGTCTTTCTGGCTGCATCAGTCGGAAGCATTGGCGTTGCAAAGATGCTCATCGACCAGGGCACATGGAACGTCAACGCTGCCAGCTGGTCTGGGCAATCATACTTTGTCGACGTATGCAACAGTGAGAACCTGGAGGGTATTCAGCTTCTTTTGGACAACGGTGCTAAACCAAACACCACGAACACCTCCGGACGGCCAGTTCTTGCACAGGCTGTTAAGAAGGGTAACCTGGAGCTTGTCAGGATGCTGCTTCAGCACGGCGCGAATCCAGACACTAGTGATCTCTCAGGTAATTCGCTATTGTCTATTGCTGCGAGCCAGGACCGTATGGATATGATGAGGCTCCTTCTTGAAAGTGGAACAAATGCAAGCTCAAAGAATCTGAGCGGATTATCTGTACTAGCAGACGCTATCGCAAAGAGAAAACTAGACATGGCagaacttcttctcaaacacgGGGCCAATGCCAGCGCAAAGGATCTCGTTGGCCATCCAATTCTTGTCATCGCCCTCCGCGACAGCAAACTTTCACAAAATGAGAAAGTTCGAGTCGTCAGAATGCTTCTCGACCACGGCGCTTCACCAAACGTGTCAGACGGAACATGGGGCGTCGCAGCGATATGCTTCGCCATGGAGACAGGCAACACGGACCTCGTAAAGATGATGCTCGCAGCTGgctccaacaccaagaagaagatgagcagCGGCGAGACTCTTTTGCTCTACGCTATTGATAACGGGAAGAGAGACCAGGctaagcttcttctcgaagcTGGCGCTGATGCTAATGCGGCGGATAAGAAGGGCAGAACGCCGTTGATGCAGGCTATTTCGAGGAGGGATACGGAATTGATAAGGGTTCTGAAAGCACATGGAGCGGATATGAATGTTGGAGGGTGTATTTCACCGGCTGAGTTGGCGCAGTCGATGGGTGATCTTGAGATTCTGCAGATATTGGGCTTTGGGTCTTCCTCCCAGAGAGGACCAGCTCGAGCGCATTCACCGCCCCCGCCTGGGTACGATGCGGCTATGGGCAAAGTATAA